The sequence CCCAACCCCTTCCCCCTGGTGAGAGATATGGCTGTAACAGCTCTTTTTTCCCTGGAAATACTGTTCCTCATATCTAGACTTACCAGACACACCTTTTGggtttatctttcttcttttattccctTAATTTTTTTGCTCTGATCTCTAGGATACATCCTTAGCATGATTCTGtaaatgtcttttttgttgttcttaatcCCACTATTATGGTTTTCATTTTCAAGAACTCTTGTTCTAAATTGGTCTCTGGATGAAGGAACATCCTCAGAGACGTGGCCTTGGACTCCACAGGCCATCTAAACCTGGGGGGTGAGGATGTCACATCTCTCTGGGTTTGCTGTCCTACCATTGGCCAGGATGGTGGAGTGGGAGGGGAAAGGTGCTGATAGGGGACAGGGAGTGGGTCAGAAGGAAGGTAACGTCTTATGACACCTGGCAAGGAGCATATCTTATGTAGATGAAGCAGCTCCAGGGGCTGCTGTTCAGGCACCTGTTGCTCACAGGCTGTATGACCTCCAGAGCCACAGGGACCGGGTCCAGGAAGGTTGCCTGAATTTGAGTGAAACACCCCATTTCCCCATGTGGCTCCCCCATCAGTCACTTCAATTAAACAACCAAATCCAGAGAGACAGTACTGACTCCCCACACTCCTCTGAGGTAACTTACTTTGACTGGCTATGTGGATATCTCAAAGCCTCAGTAAAATAAAATGGATACATTTTTCAGTTGTGTAGACAACGAAGCCTTCCACTTGCTTGCACTGTTTCACTTCTGTCAGAGGGCTATCTACACACTGCTCTCTTTCTGGTAAGTCTTGTACAGCAATTCAATTATTCTTTGGGTAAGTTCCTCATCTTCTCATCCTCCTTTGACTTATGTATTTCTGTCTTTCTTCCTGAGAGTGGACTCCTTGAGGGTAGAGGCCGTTTCTTGTTCATTCTTATGTCTTTGTAGCCTATCTAGGGTCTGGGATCTATCAATGCTTACAAAATTGAatgagttgaacacataccctcCTTTCTCCATTTCACCAGCTAGGTGACTTCTCAGAATGCCAAAGAAGAACCCTTGATTCTGAGTCAAATGAGGCCTGGAGCTCTGGGTGGCCCCTTGCTTTAGAGACACCAGTCCAAGCATGGGCCAGATTTCTTACATCAGCATCAGACAAGTTCCTCAGCTTCCTGAAGTATCCACAGCAATTGGACACGTGGTAAAACCATCCGGTAGTACAGCTGGGTCTCAGGATGATATCAGCACATAAACAAAAGGCAATAACAAGTTATGATGGCAAGAACAATCAATTCCCACACTTGAGCCAGTCTACAGACCTAGAACCCTTTGAACGCAGGGGAGGCTGGATGCCCTTGAGGAAGGATCTCACTATGCGGTCAAAGCTTTATACTGTTAATCTTTCTTCCAGCCTTCTCCAAAGGGAACTATGGCCTTTTACCAGGGTAACTGtgcactgaggaaaaggaaaagatcaGATCTTTTGAGGATTACTAGACACTGGCTCTGAAGTGACACGAATGCCAGGAGACCCAAAACATCACCGTGGTCTGCCAGTCAGAGTAGGGGCTTATGGAGGTCAGGTGATCAATGGAGTTTTAGCTCAGGACTATttcacagtgggcccagtggaTCCCCAAGCCCATCCTGTGGTTATTTCTCCAGTTACAGAATGCATAATTGCAATAGACATACTCTGCAACTGGCAGAATCCCCACATTGGTAGTGAGGTCAAACAGCTATAATTCAAGACATCACAAGAATGGATGAGGAGCATAAATTGGTACTTTTAGGCAAAGGAGGAAGCGGTTTTTTtggccaggggacacagggcagGTTAGATGGCAACTTGGCTGGGACTTGAGAATAGGTGGGCTGTAAGTCAACAGCAAGGAAAGGGGGACATTTTAGGCAAAAAGAGTGGGCAAGCAGAGGAATGGAGGCAGGAACGTGCAAGATGTGCACAGAACGAGAAAGTACTTAAGTTTGCCTTAAGTATAGTGGATCTGTCAGGCAAGCATGgtaggaaagaaaaggagagagtcaGGGCCTAGAAGCCAAGGAAGCCAGGATTCAGAGAGACACAAGCTCTTCCTGCTAGTCAATTGGTAAGCAGGTCATGTCACTGAATCTGAAGGTTTATGAAGAAAAGGAGATGGCCGGAAATGCCGAAGGCCCAGATGATGAAGGGGATGTCAAGCTAGCCAGTTTGGACATTGTGACAATGTGGTTGCACTTCAATGCCATAGATGGGTGCAGGGGTCTTTCTGCCCCTGGTAGATGTCCGCAGACTGTTGTTGTCACATAGcatttcctctctctccactCAGATGACACTATTGTCACTTGTTTGTCCCactcttctgttttatttcatccCTTGCCTATAAATCTCTAGGGGCTTCCTGTTGCTCTCAGATAAGCTCCCATTCAGCCTAGCGTTCAAGAGCTTTTATGACCTGGTCCTATCGCCCTATCCAGCCACATCTTCCTATGCAGCAGTCCCAGCTCCATCTTGGAACACAACATTCATTATTGACATAGATCCTTTGCATATGCTATGCTTTGTACCTCTGAGTGATGGATAGTGACTAACCCAGCTAAAGCACTGCACAAAAGGTTTCAACGGTGCCTCAAATATAttatgaacaagcagaaaagataCTCATGTACTTAAATGCTGCACTTTCTACTACTTTTAGAAATATAAACACCATTTtttgtgaaataaaaagaaagcttttaTGCCACTGCTGCTACTTCTGCTACCACTATCACCAGCTTCCATATATACAGTGCTTTCTTgctgccaggcactatgctaaacaATTTATCCATactatatatttatcatatatatgacatatatatgaCACATATACgtgataaatatgtatttatcgTAGCATAGGGAGGTGAGGAATCAGCCTAAGGTGgtcacctgcccaaggtcacacagtaaggtAGAAAAGCTGCCTTTCAGATTCAGTTCTATGACTTACAAATCCATGTTCCTGCCACCAGTTCTCTCAACTGTGGATTttataaatatggaaaaataagaaatttagcAACAGAAATCAGAGGGTTGGGTGTCTTGGTTATtttatcagaaagaaagaaagcaaaggagaTCCTTTACTCCTAACGTCAAAACTGATCTTAAGGAGGAGGCCAACCATTGATTACCATTCCAAATGAAATGGCTTAAATTTCAGTAAGGGACAGCCTAGAGAGACGTTAGGAAGCATTCCTTTCAACTTAACACTGGTGAGAAGATCCTGAAAGAGGTGGTAGAGAAGAGCCCAAGTCTCTGACCTTGGCCTGAGGATACAGCCCCCTTGCATCACACCAGATGCTCCTAGTTCAGTTCACTttgatttttctgtgtgtgtgtgtgtgtgtgtgtgtgaactctGAAGTGTCTTTGTTTGGCATTCTGTGGGCAAACCTGTTAGGATAGATCCTCCACCATCATgatgtttatttttcctgaatCCAGGTAGTGACAGCAGAGTTCCCAGGGACACACGTGGAGGACTTGGAGGGGGCCAGGGCAAAGGAGACTCAAGATCAGTACTCTcgctcttctttctctgtctctgtgtctctctctttttgagtgtctctctctgtctctgcccatctctctctgtttaactctctctctctctgtgcatctctgtatctctctgactctttttatttatttctctatttctttctcgCGCTGTCTTTCTGCTCTCCCTGGGtatgtctctgtctcttcttAACTGTCTCTTTCTGTTGGTCTCTGTGCCTTTTTgagtctctctgtgtctgtgatggtctctctctctgcctctcattctttccttctcccctggcttctctatttctcttttccctcccctctctgTCCCTCACCCCACAATATTACAGCTATGGCCATGTGCTCCCTGGTGGAGACACATTAGTTCCTAGAAATACAACTATGCTGCTCTGCTGGGGTTGCTGCTCTGCCTTCTATCCCACCACATTTTTATTGAGCGTTTACTATGTACATGGCAGTGTACCAGAAAGTTCACATATATTCTAGTCACCCCCATAATAACCCTGTGAAGTAGATATTGTGATTATCCCCAGGTTCCAGATAAGAAAACAAGAGCAGAGCATTGTCATGTCCTGGGGTCCCATAGCAAATAAGTGATAGAGACAGGATTTGACCTGAGACAGTCTAATTCCAAGTAGAAGCTCTTAGTCATTGGGCTCAATTTATTTGCTTTAAAACCCATACAGGCCAACAAAGTACATTCATTCAGATTGCCTTGTTTAATTACCAGAACCTTCCTGAGAGACAGGGATATATATCCCCTTGTACAGATAAGAAAACCTCCTCAGGGAGGTGAAGTAACCCACTGAAGTCACTCAGATGGGGAGTGAGATGGGACCTGGGAGAGGAGCCAGTGTTCCCCCAGCAGCCCTAGACCCTCCTCTTGTGG comes from Diceros bicornis minor isolate mBicDic1 chromosome 4, mDicBic1.mat.cur, whole genome shotgun sequence and encodes:
- the REG4 gene encoding LOW QUALITY PROTEIN: regenerating islet-derived protein 4 (The sequence of the model RefSeq protein was modified relative to this genomic sequence to represent the inferred CDS: inserted 2 bases in 1 codon); this encodes MASKSMWLLLLLSCVASTKVLGDIILRPSCTTGWFYHVSNCCGYFRKLRNLSDADVRNLAHAWTGVSKARGHPELQASFDSESRVLLWHSEKSPSWXEMEKGGYVFNSFNFVSIDRSQTLDRLQRHKNEQETASTLKESTLRKKDRNT